One genomic region from Ovis canadensis isolate MfBH-ARS-UI-01 breed Bighorn chromosome 6, ARS-UI_OviCan_v2, whole genome shotgun sequence encodes:
- the LOC138442390 gene encoding alcohol dehydrogenase 6-like, with product MSTIGKVIRCRAAIVWKPGGSFSIEEVEVAPPKAKEGRIKMVATALCGTEMKMLKDKNLQHQHYPIIMGHEGAGIVESVGEGVSTVKAGDKVIALFLPQCGECTSCLNSADNFCIKCKQEETHLMSDGTSRFTCKGKPVYHFGNTSTFSEYTVINEVSVAKIDAAAPLEKVFLVSCGFSTGYGGAINTAQVTPGSTCAVFGLGGVGLSVIMGCKAAGATRIIAVDINKDKFEKAKEVGATECINPQDYEKPIQEVLFDLTGDGVDFSFEVIGNPETVAAALASCRESHGVCVIIGLIVGVQLNISGHLFFSGRSLKGSVYGGWKGRDGASKLVSDYMAKKINLDALITHTLNLDKISEAVELMKTGKCIRCALLL from the exons GTTATCAGGTGCAGAGCAGCCATAGTCTGGAAGCCTGGTGGATCATTTTCCATTGAGGAGGTAGAAGTGGCTCCACCAAAGGCAAAAGAAGGTCGCATAaag ATGGTGGCCACTGCGCTCTGTGGGACCGAGATGAAAATGTTGAAGGATAAAAATCTTCAGCACCAACACTACCCTATCATTATGGGCCATGAAGGAGCTGGAATAGTCGAGAGTGTGGGAGAAGGAGTGAGCACAGTGAAAGCAG GAGATAAAGTTATCGCACTCTTTCTACCACAATGTGGAGAATGCACCTCTTGCCTTAATTCTGCAGACAATTTTTGTATAAAATGCAA ACAGGAAGAAACCCACCTGATGTCTGATGGCACCAGTAGATTTACCTGCAAGGGAAAACCAGTATACCACTTTGGGAATACAAGCACCTTCTCTGAATACACAGTAATAAATGAAGTCTCAGTTGCCAAGATCGATGCAGCTGCACCTCTGGAGAAAGTATTCTTAgttagctgtggtttttctactGGGTATGGTGGTGCAATCAATACTGC GCAGGTGACCCCAGGCTCCACTTGTGCTGTGTTTGGCCTGGGAGGAGTTGGCCTGTCTGTTATCATGGGCTGCAAAGCAGCTGGAGCAACCAGGATCATTGCAGTGGACATCAACAAAGACAAATTTGAGAAGGCAAAGGAAGTGGGTGCCACTGAGTGCATCAACCCACAGGACTATGAGAAACCCATCCAAGAAGTTTTATTTGACCTGACAGGTGATGGTGTGGACTTTAGCTTTGAGGTCATTGGAAATCCAGAAACTGTG GCAGCTGCACTGGCCTCCTGCCGTGAGAGCCATGGGGTCTGCGTGATTATTGGGTTAATCGTTGGTGTCCAACTCAACATCAGTGGCCACTTGTTCTTCTCAGGACGTTCTTTAAAGGGATCTGTTTATGGAG GCTGGAAAGGCAGAGATGGTGCCTCTAAACTGGTTTCTGATTATATGGCAAAGAAGATTAACCTAGATGCACTAATTACCCATACTCTGAATCTTGACAAAATCAGTGAAGCAGTTGAATTaatgaaaactggaaaatg caTCCGCTGTGCCCTGTTACTTTAA